In the Sarcophilus harrisii chromosome 3, mSarHar1.11, whole genome shotgun sequence genome, one interval contains:
- the MFSD1 gene encoding major facilitator superfamily domain-containing protein 1 isoform X2 translates to MGEEGDGERALLAPEPEVAEAGPGAGPGARVSPLAALRDPAHLAHRLLALTLMCFLGFGSYFCYDNPAALQTQIQADMRLPTASFMLLYSWYSWPNVVLCFFGGFLIDRVFGIRWGSIIFSFIVCIGQVIFAMGALVNAFWLMQLGRFVFGIGGESLAVAQNTYAVSWFKGKELNLVFGLQLSMARIGSTVNLNVMGWLYSRIEALFGFSGHTTLGVTLMIGGITCVFSLICALVLGYLDWRAERILHKEQGKTGEVIHLRDMKDFSLSLWLIFVICACYYVAVFPFIGLGKVFFIEKFNLSSQEASAINSIVYIISAPLSPVFGLMVDKVGRNIFWVLCAVLATVASHTLLALTFWNPWIAMSLLGVSYSLLACALWPMVAFVIPEHQLGTAYGFMQSIQNLGLAVMSIVAGVILDLCGYFFLEIFFIACVSVSFLAVVLLYLVDYSRGGSLNYSARERAALSKLTNTE, encoded by the exons ATGGGGGAGGAGGGCGATGGGGAGCGCGCTCTGCTGGCGCCGGAGCCGGAGGTCGCGGAGGCCGGGCCTGGGGCCGGGCCCGGGGCCCGGGTCTCCCCGCTGGCCGCGCTCCGCGACCCGGCCCACCTGGCGCACCGGCTGCTGGCGCTGACGCTCATGTGCTTCCTGGGCTTCG GCAGCTACTTCTGCTACGACAACCCTGCGGCCCTGCAGACCCAGATCCAAGCG GACATGCGGCTCCCCACGGCATCCTTCATGCTCCTGTACTCCTGGTATTCCTGGCCCAACGtggttctttgtttctttggCGGCTTTTTGATAGATCGAGTATTTGGAATCCG GTGGGGCTCCATCATATTTAGCTTCATCGTTTGTATTGGACAG gtCATTTTTGCCATGGGTGCATTAGTTAATGCTTTTTGGCTGATGCAGCTGGGAAGATTTGTATTTGG GATTGGTGGGGAGTCCTTAGCAGTTGCACAAAATACCTATGCTGTGAGTTGGTTTAAGGGCAAAGAATTAAACCTGGTATTTGGACTCCAACTTAGCATGGCTAGAATT ggAAGTACAGTGAACTTGAATGTTATGGGCTGGCTGTATTCCAGGATCGAGGCTTTGTTTGGTTTCTCTGGTCATACAACGCTTGGCGTCACACTCATGATAG GGGGCATAACATGTGTCTTTTCATTAATCTGTGCTTTGGTTCTTGGATACTTGGACTGGAGAGCAGAACGAATCCTTcataaagaacaaggaaaaactG GTGAAGTTATCCATTTGAGAGACATGAAGGACTTCTCGTTATCCCTGTGGCTCATATTTGTGATTTGTGCATGTTATTATGTGGCCGTGTTTCCTTTTATTGGACTTGGCAA GGTCTTCTTCATAGAGAAATTTAATTTATCCTCACAAGAGGCAAGTGCAATTAACAG CATTGTCTACATTATCTCCGCTCCTCTGTCTCCTGTCTTTGGGCTGATGGTGGACAAAGTCGGCCGGAACATCTTCTGGGTTCTGTGCGCAGTCCTGGCCACTGTGGCTTCCCACACGCTGCTGGCGCTTACCTTCTGGAACCCGTGGATTGCCATG TCCCTCCTTGGAGTCTCCTATTCCCTTCTTGCCTGTGCATTGTGGCCAATGGTGGCCTTTGTCATCCCTGAACATCAGCTGGGGACTGCATATGGCTT CATGCAGTCCATCCAGAATCTCGGCCTGGCCGTTATGTCCATTGTTGCTGGTGTGATACTGGATCTTTGTGGGTATTTCTTTCTGGAAATATTCTTCATTGCCTGTGTTTCTG TATCCTTTTTGGCAGTGGTTTTGCTGTACTTGGTGGACTATAGTCGAG GAGGCAGCCTGAATTATTCTGCCAGGGAAAGGGCTGCGCTGTCAAAGCTGACCAACACCGAGTAA
- the MFSD1 gene encoding major facilitator superfamily domain-containing protein 1 isoform X1 → MGEEGDGERALLAPEPEVAEAGPGAGPGARVSPLAALRDPAHLAHRLLALTLMCFLGFGSYFCYDNPAALQTQIQADMRLPTASFMLLYSWYSWPNVVLCFFGGFLIDRVFGIRWGSIIFSFIVCIGQVIFAMGALVNAFWLMQLGRFVFGIGGESLAVAQNTYAVSWFKGKELNLVFGLQLSMARIGSTVNLNVMGWLYSRIEALFGFSGHTTLGVTLMIGGITCVFSLICALVLGYLDWRAERILHKEQGKTGEVIHLRDMKDFSLSLWLIFVICACYYVAVFPFIGLGKVFFIEKFNLSSQEASAINSIVYIISAPLSPVFGLMVDKVGRNIFWVLCAVLATVASHTLLALTFWNPWIAMSLLGVSYSLLACALWPMVAFVIPEHQLGTAYGFMQSIQNLGLAVMSIVAGVILDLCGYFFLEIFFIACVSVSFLAVVLLYLVDYSRGGSLNYSARERAALSKLTNTE, encoded by the exons ATGGGGGAGGAGGGCGATGGGGAGCGCGCTCTGCTGGCGCCGGAGCCGGAGGTCGCGGAGGCCGGGCCTGGGGCCGGGCCCGGGGCCCGGGTCTCCCCGCTGGCCGCGCTCCGCGACCCGGCCCACCTGGCGCACCGGCTGCTGGCGCTGACGCTCATGTGCTTCCTGGGCTTCG GCAGCTACTTCTGCTACGACAACCCTGCGGCCCTGCAGACCCAGATCCAAGCG GACATGCGGCTCCCCACGGCATCCTTCATGCTCCTGTACTCCTGGTATTCCTGGCCCAACGtggttctttgtttctttggCGGCTTTTTGATAGATCGAGTATTTGGAATCCG GTGGGGCTCCATCATATTTAGCTTCATCGTTTGTATTGGACAG gtCATTTTTGCCATGGGTGCATTAGTTAATGCTTTTTGGCTGATGCAGCTGGGAAGATTTGTATTTGG GATTGGTGGGGAGTCCTTAGCAGTTGCACAAAATACCTATGCTGTGAGTTGGTTTAAGGGCAAAGAATTAAACCTGGTATTTGGACTCCAACTTAGCATGGCTAGAATT ggAAGTACAGTGAACTTGAATGTTATGGGCTGGCTGTATTCCAGGATCGAGGCTTTGTTTGGTTTCTCTGGTCATACAACGCTTGGCGTCACACTCATGATAG GGGGCATAACATGTGTCTTTTCATTAATCTGTGCTTTGGTTCTTGGATACTTGGACTGGAGAGCAGAACGAATCCTTcataaagaacaaggaaaaactG GTGAAGTTATCCATTTGAGAGACATGAAGGACTTCTCGTTATCCCTGTGGCTCATATTTGTGATTTGTGCATGTTATTATGTGGCCGTGTTTCCTTTTATTGGACTTGGCAA GGTCTTCTTCATAGAGAAATTTAATTTATCCTCACAAGAGGCAAGTGCAATTAACAG CATTGTCTACATTATCTCCGCTCCTCTGTCTCCTGTCTTTGGGCTGATGGTGGACAAAGTCGGCCGGAACATCTTCTGGGTTCTGTGCGCAGTCCTGGCCACTGTGGCTTCCCACACGCTGCTGGCGCTTACCTTCTGGAACCCGTGGATTGCCATG TCCCTCCTTGGAGTCTCCTATTCCCTTCTTGCCTGTGCATTGTGGCCAATGGTGGCCTTTGTCATCCCTGAACATCAGCTGGGGACTGCATATGGCTT CATGCAGTCCATCCAGAATCTCGGCCTGGCCGTTATGTCCATTGTTGCTGGTGTGATACTGGATCTTTGTGGGTATTTCTTTCTGGAAATATTCTTCATTGCCTGTGTTTCTG TATCCTTTTTGGCAGTGGTTTTGCTGTACTTGGTGGACTATAGTCGAG GAGGCAGCCTGAATTATTCTGCCAGGGAAAGGGCTGCGCTGTCAAAGCTGACCAACACCGA ATGA
- the MFSD1 gene encoding major facilitator superfamily domain-containing protein 1 isoform X3, whose translation MRLPTASFMLLYSWYSWPNVVLCFFGGFLIDRVFGIRWGSIIFSFIVCIGQVIFAMGALVNAFWLMQLGRFVFGIGGESLAVAQNTYAVSWFKGKELNLVFGLQLSMARIGSTVNLNVMGWLYSRIEALFGFSGHTTLGVTLMIGGITCVFSLICALVLGYLDWRAERILHKEQGKTGEVIHLRDMKDFSLSLWLIFVICACYYVAVFPFIGLGKVFFIEKFNLSSQEASAINSIVYIISAPLSPVFGLMVDKVGRNIFWVLCAVLATVASHTLLALTFWNPWIAMSLLGVSYSLLACALWPMVAFVIPEHQLGTAYGFMQSIQNLGLAVMSIVAGVILDLCGYFFLEIFFIACVSVSFLAVVLLYLVDYSRGGSLNYSARERAALSKLTNTE comes from the exons ATGCGGCTCCCCACGGCATCCTTCATGCTCCTGTACTCCTGGTATTCCTGGCCCAACGtggttctttgtttctttggCGGCTTTTTGATAGATCGAGTATTTGGAATCCG GTGGGGCTCCATCATATTTAGCTTCATCGTTTGTATTGGACAG gtCATTTTTGCCATGGGTGCATTAGTTAATGCTTTTTGGCTGATGCAGCTGGGAAGATTTGTATTTGG GATTGGTGGGGAGTCCTTAGCAGTTGCACAAAATACCTATGCTGTGAGTTGGTTTAAGGGCAAAGAATTAAACCTGGTATTTGGACTCCAACTTAGCATGGCTAGAATT ggAAGTACAGTGAACTTGAATGTTATGGGCTGGCTGTATTCCAGGATCGAGGCTTTGTTTGGTTTCTCTGGTCATACAACGCTTGGCGTCACACTCATGATAG GGGGCATAACATGTGTCTTTTCATTAATCTGTGCTTTGGTTCTTGGATACTTGGACTGGAGAGCAGAACGAATCCTTcataaagaacaaggaaaaactG GTGAAGTTATCCATTTGAGAGACATGAAGGACTTCTCGTTATCCCTGTGGCTCATATTTGTGATTTGTGCATGTTATTATGTGGCCGTGTTTCCTTTTATTGGACTTGGCAA GGTCTTCTTCATAGAGAAATTTAATTTATCCTCACAAGAGGCAAGTGCAATTAACAG CATTGTCTACATTATCTCCGCTCCTCTGTCTCCTGTCTTTGGGCTGATGGTGGACAAAGTCGGCCGGAACATCTTCTGGGTTCTGTGCGCAGTCCTGGCCACTGTGGCTTCCCACACGCTGCTGGCGCTTACCTTCTGGAACCCGTGGATTGCCATG TCCCTCCTTGGAGTCTCCTATTCCCTTCTTGCCTGTGCATTGTGGCCAATGGTGGCCTTTGTCATCCCTGAACATCAGCTGGGGACTGCATATGGCTT CATGCAGTCCATCCAGAATCTCGGCCTGGCCGTTATGTCCATTGTTGCTGGTGTGATACTGGATCTTTGTGGGTATTTCTTTCTGGAAATATTCTTCATTGCCTGTGTTTCTG TATCCTTTTTGGCAGTGGTTTTGCTGTACTTGGTGGACTATAGTCGAG GAGGCAGCCTGAATTATTCTGCCAGGGAAAGGGCTGCGCTGTCAAAGCTGACCAACACCGA ATGA